The following coding sequences are from one Pseudopipra pipra isolate bDixPip1 chromosome 16, bDixPip1.hap1, whole genome shotgun sequence window:
- the CPSF4 gene encoding cleavage and polyadenylation specificity factor subunit 4 isoform X2: MQELIASVDHITFDLELAVEQQLGAQPLPFPGMDKSGAAVCEFFLKAACGKGGMCPFRHISGEKTVVCKHWLRGLCKKGDQCEFLHEYDMTKMPECYFYSKFGECSNKECPFLHIDPESKIKDCPWYDRGFCKHGPLCRHRHTRRVICVNYLVGFCPEGPACKFMQGHPKSLESCSLKTTTVGTEDPGPWSKSPATSVEKKVIMPTDAPKDIWPFSVDSEGAEGARLLLLLRKGFCLALCLELLIRLFFNAITERTGQRLAAAKQRFCNCLQFFLSFNLFKTNFDLCLFSLSPDER, from the exons ATGCAGGAGCTCATCGCCAGCGTGGACCACATCACGTTCGACCTGGAGCTGGCcgtggagcagcagctgggggcACAGCCGCTGCCCTTTCCTGGCATGGACA AATCGGGCGCGGCTGTCTGTGAGTTCTTTTTAAAGGCGGCATGTGGAAAAG GGGGCATGTGCCCGTTCCGACACATCAGTGGGGAAAAGACAGTTGTTTGTAAACACTGGCTGCGAGGACTGTGCAAAAAGGGAGACCAGTGCGAGTTTCTGCACGAGTATGACATGACCAAGATGCCTGAGTGTTACTTCTACTCCAAATTTG GGGAATGCAGTAACAAAGAATGTCCATTCTTGCACATTGACCCGGAGTCGAAGATCAAAGACTGTCCCTGGTATGACAGAGGCTTCTGTAAACACG GTCCCCTCTGCAGACACCGGCACACTCGGAGAGTCATTTGTGTGAATTACCTGGTAGGATTCTGCCCAGAGGGACCTGCCTGTAAATTCATGCA AGGACACCCCAAGTCATTGGAGTCATGCAGTCTCAAAACAACAACAGTGGGAACAGAGGACCCCGGCCCCTGGAGCAAGTCACCTGCTACAAG TGTGGAGAAAAAGGTCATTATGCCAACAGATGCACCAAAGGACATCTGGCCTTTCTCAGTGGACAGTGAAGGAGCAGAAGGTGCAaggttgctgttgctgctgagGAAAGGTTTCTGCCTAGCACTATGTCTGGAGCTATTAATCAGGTTGTTTTTTAATGCCATTACTGAAAGAACTGGTCAGAGGCTGGCTGCTGCTAAGCAACGTTTTTGTAATTGtctccaattttttttaagttttaaccTTTTTAAAACCAATTTTGACCTCTGCCTGTTTTCATTGAGCCCTGATGAAAGGTAG
- the PTCD1 gene encoding pentatricopeptide repeat-containing protein 1, mitochondrial produces the protein MSSLRLLVPRWCRGASPAVLRARSAAPGGGSGPAPFLPRPPGQAPLTRLCSSSQPSCKLPGSGPRDIGAGSCTAAPEEEEEDEGVEFGTLSDKFSSRKYYHKASSRFWDLKLQEEGEEEPERKPRRGPKNTPYWYFLRCKALIKEDKLAEALELFEVQMLKEERVQPAESNYTVLIGGCGRVGYVKKAFRLYNDMKKRGLVPTEATYTALFNACAESPWKDSGLQSALKLRQQLQSKNEELNLITYHALLKVCALCSDLKMCFDVLKEIVQKGHVLTAETFSFLLMSCIKDSENGFRYALQVWKEMTKLGIKGNSHTYNLMLRAARDCGIGDPVLASELLLRPPENSPQLQLPPGKRKERMRNWRKKGSESVAVQLDVEAMEKQLFQESSVQPEELIQQQNKDVNQAEEEPAAPDSPSVTHSRAGALMRRDHREMELEQAHPSQELPFCNLPNLLDSRMPDAAVVSLGTVATPSHRLALMGDVEGFLNKMKEDNAEPNIKTFTLLAELVEPQSPSESSLLALLDEHKVKVDVTFFNTLIRKKSKQGDLEGAKSVLPALVKRGLSPNLQTFCNLAIACHQEKDGLQLLSDLKRSGITPNKYIYSTLIAGAVRKLDYSYLTEILRDMRNNEVAPNEVIIRQLEFAAQYPPKFDRYKSRNPYLEKIDGFRGYYHRWLKVMAGEETPHPWAKYRTAKRGVQDSEAEAVQEQ, from the exons ATGAGCTCCCTGCGGCTCCTCGTCCCGCGCTGGTGCCGCGGTGCCTCCCCCGCTGTGCTGCGGGCGCGgagcgcggcccccgggggtggcTCCGGGCCGGCCCCGTTCCTGCCCCGGCCCCCGGGCCAGGCCCCGCTGACACGGCtgtgcagctcctcacagccctCCTGCAAACTGCCCGGGAGCGGCCCCAGGGACATCggtgctggcagctgcactgcagcccccgaggaggaggaggaggatgaaggcgTGGAGTTCGGGACGCTGTCTGATAAGTTTTCCTCTAGAAAGTATTACCACAAAGCCTCATCACGCTTTTGGGATTTAAAGCTTCAAGAAGAGGGGGAGgaagaaccagaaagaaaacCTCGACGCGGCCCTAAGAACACACCGTACTGGTACTTCCTACGGTGCAAGGCCCTCATCAAAGAGGACAAG CTGGCAGAGGCTCTGGAGCTGTTTGAGGTGCAGATGCTGAAGGAGGAGCGTGTCCAGCCGGCGGAAAGCAATTACACCGTTCTCATTGGTGGCTGTGGCAGGGTTGGCTATGTGAAAAAGGCATTCAGGCTCTACAATGAC ATGAAAAAACGAGGGTTGGTCCCCACGGAGGCCACTTACACGGCCCTGTTCAACGCCTGTGCCGAGTCGCCGTGGAAGGACTCGGGGCTGCAGAGCGCCCTGAAACTgcggcagcagctgcagagcaagAACGAGGAGCTGAACCTCATCACCTACCACGCCCTGCTCAAGGTCTGCGCCCTCTGCTCGGACCTCAAGATGTGCTTCGATGTACTCAAG gAGATTGTGCAGAAGGGGCATGTCCTGACAGCTGAGACCTTCAGCTTCCTTCTCATGAGCTGCATAAAGGACAGTGAAAACGGGTTCCGATACGCCTTGCAG GTCTGGAAAGAAATGACTAAACTTGGGATAAAGGGCAACAGCCACACCTACAACCTGATGCTGCGCGCGGCAAGAGACTGCGGGATCGGCGACCCCGTGCTGGCCTCTGAACTCCTGCTCAGACCCCCTGAGAACTCACCTCAGCTACAGCTCCCACCTGGGAAGCGGAAGGAAAGGATGAGAAATTGGAGGAAGAAGGGATCAGAGAGTGTTGCTGTCCAGCTGGATGTGGAAGCTATGGAAAAGCAATTATTTCAGGAGAGCTCGGTGCAGCCCGAGGAACTGATTCAGCAACAAAATAAAGATGTGAATCAGGCCGAAGAAGAACCAGCTGCTcctgacagccccagtgtcacccacagcagggctggagccttGATGAGGAGAGACCACAGGGAGATGGAGCTGGAACAGGCACACCCAAGCCAGGAGCTGCCTTTCTGCAACCTGCCCAACTTGCTCGATTCCAGGATGCCTGACGCAGCCGTGGTTTCCTTGGGGACAGTGGCCACACCATCCCACAGGCTGGCTTTGATGGGGGACGTGGAGGGATTCTTgaacaaaatgaaagaggaCAATGCAGAGCCCAACATTAAAACATTCACGTTACTGGCTGAGCTGGTGGAACCCCAAAGCCCCTCAGAGTCCTCcttgctggcactgctggatgAGCATAAAGTGAAAGTAGATGTGACCTTCTTTAACACTTtaataaggaagaaaagcaaacagggAGACCTGGAGGGAGCAAAG AGCGTGCTGCCAGCTCTGGTGAAGAGGGGACTGTCACCCAACCTCCAGACATTCTGTAACTTGGCAATTGCTTGCCACCAGGAGAAGGATGGACTGCAGCTCCTCTCGGATTTGAAG AGGTCTGGAATAACTCCCAACAAGTACATCTACAGCACCCTCATTGCTGGTGCTGTGAGGAAGCTGGATTACAGTTACCTGACAGAGATCCTGCGGGACATGAGGAACAACGAGGTGGCTCCCAACGAGGTGATCATCCGCCAGCTGGAGTTCGCAGCACAGTACCCCCCAAAATTCGACAGG
- the ATP5MF gene encoding ATP synthase subunit f, mitochondrial — protein sequence MAPPPPRPIRVPPPSLPWCPARRSGRSKMAQPPVLLKDTKLMDVKLGQLPSWLAMRDFTPGGIVGACRRGYDRYYNKYINVKKGGLGGISMVLAGYVVLSYIWSYSHIKHDRHRKYH from the exons ATGgcgccgccccctccccgccccatCCGGGTCCCCCCGCCCTCCCTCCCGTGGTGCCCCGCGCGCCGCTCCGGCCGCTCCAAGATGGCGCAGCCGCCGG TTCTCCTCAAGGACACGAAGCTGATGGACGTGAAGCTGGGCCAGCTGCCGTCCTGGCTGGCCATGAGGGACTTCACCCCCGGCGGCATCGTGGGGGCCTGTCGACGAG gtTATGACAGATACTACAACAAATACATCAATGTGAAGAAGGGGGGCCTCGGGGGTATCTCCATGGTGCTGGCTGGGTATGTTGTTCTCAGCTACATCTGGAGCTACAGTCACATCA agcacGACCGGCACAGGAAATACCACTGA
- the CPSF4 gene encoding cleavage and polyadenylation specificity factor subunit 4 isoform X1, whose amino-acid sequence MQELIASVDHITFDLELAVEQQLGAQPLPFPGMDKSGAAVCEFFLKAACGKGGMCPFRHISGEKTVVCKHWLRGLCKKGDQCEFLHEYDMTKMPECYFYSKFGECSNKECPFLHIDPESKIKDCPWYDRGFCKHGPLCRHRHTRRVICVNYLVGFCPEGPACKFMHPRFELPMGTTEQPPLPQPTQTQQKRTPQVIGVMQSQNNNSGNRGPRPLEQVTCYKCGEKGHYANRCTKGHLAFLSGQ is encoded by the exons ATGCAGGAGCTCATCGCCAGCGTGGACCACATCACGTTCGACCTGGAGCTGGCcgtggagcagcagctgggggcACAGCCGCTGCCCTTTCCTGGCATGGACA AATCGGGCGCGGCTGTCTGTGAGTTCTTTTTAAAGGCGGCATGTGGAAAAG GGGGCATGTGCCCGTTCCGACACATCAGTGGGGAAAAGACAGTTGTTTGTAAACACTGGCTGCGAGGACTGTGCAAAAAGGGAGACCAGTGCGAGTTTCTGCACGAGTATGACATGACCAAGATGCCTGAGTGTTACTTCTACTCCAAATTTG GGGAATGCAGTAACAAAGAATGTCCATTCTTGCACATTGACCCGGAGTCGAAGATCAAAGACTGTCCCTGGTATGACAGAGGCTTCTGTAAACACG GTCCCCTCTGCAGACACCGGCACACTCGGAGAGTCATTTGTGTGAATTACCTGGTAGGATTCTGCCCAGAGGGACCTGCCTGTAAATTCATGCA CCCTCGGTTTGAACTGCCAATGGGAACCACAGAGCAACCACCACTGCCTCAGCCgacacaaacacagcaaaag AGGACACCCCAAGTCATTGGAGTCATGCAGTCTCAAAACAACAACAGTGGGAACAGAGGACCCCGGCCCCTGGAGCAAGTCACCTGCTACAAG TGTGGAGAAAAAGGTCATTATGCCAACAGATGCACCAAAGGACATCTGGCCTTTCTCAGTGGACAGTGA